The window GGCAATCGCCTTTGATCGACGCCCTGGAGCGCGTGAAGAACAGCTTCAACTCCTATCCGCTCGATCGCCTGGCCCAGGCCGGTGCTACCGCAGCCTATGAAGACCGCGCCTACTTCGACGAGAAGCGCGCGGCGGTGATGCACAGCCGCGAAGGCCTGTCGCTGCAGCTGGAAGACCTGGGTTTCGAGGTGTTGCCGTCGCAGGCCAACTTCGTGTTCGCGCGGCACCCGTCGCACGATGCGGCCGGCCTGGCCGCCAGGCTGCGTGAGCGCGGCGTGCTGGTGCGGCATTTCCGCCAGCCGCGCATCGCGCAATACCTGCGTATCAGCATCGGCACGCCGCAGCAGTGCGACGCCTTGCTGCAGGCGCTGTCCGAAATCCTTCGTTAGTACCGCGGGCCCTGGCTCAGTTCGGCGAAAAGATCGCCGTAGATCTTGTAGCGCCGCGGGCTGATGCTGTCTGCCTCGTCGCCCGGCTTCACCGCCGCGATCACGCCGCAGCCCGGTTCGTGCAGATGCGTGCAGTTGTAGAACTTGCAGCCCGCGATATGGCGCTTGATGTCGGGCATGAAATCGGCCAGGTGGCGCGCGTCGACATGGTGCAGGCCGAATTCCTGGAAGCCCGGCGAATCGATCATCGCCGTGCCGGCTTCCTTGTCGACCCAGTACAGCGTGGTGCTGGTGGTCGTGTGTTTGCCCGTGTTCAATGCCTGCGACAACTCGCCCGTGGCCACCAGCGCGCCGGGGATGAGCTGGTTGATCAGCGTGCTCTTGCCCGCGCCGGAGGGGCCGAGCACCAGCGTGGTCTTGCCCTTGAGCCGTTGGGCGAGCTCGCCTGAGCTCTCGCCGCCGGTCTTGAGCGACAGCGGCAGCATGTCGTAGCCCATGGCGCGGTAGGGCGCGAGCCAGCCCCAGGCGCGCGTGAAGGGCTCGCCCAGGTCGCTCTTGTTCAGCGCGATGATCGGCGGGATGCGCTCGGCCTCGGCGGCGATGAGGGCGCGCGAGAGCTGCGTTTCGGAGAACTCGGGTTCGGCCGCGATCAGGATCAGCACTTGGTCCAGGTTAGCCGCGAACGACTTGGTGCGGATCTCGTCCTGCCGGTAGAACAGGTTGCGCCGCGGCTCGAGCTTCTCGATCGTGCCGTCGTCGCCCTGGCCCTGACCCTGGCCTTGCGCCGCCGCCAGCCACAACACGTGGTCGCCGACCACG of the Rhodoferax koreense genome contains:
- the rsgA gene encoding ribosome small subunit-dependent GTPase A; this encodes MSARPALAPGLVVATHGRHCIVESPDGTRRICHPRGKKSTAVVGDHVLWLAAAQGQGQGQGDDGTIEKLEPRRNLFYRQDEIRTKSFAANLDQVLILIAAEPEFSETQLSRALIAAEAERIPPIIALNKSDLGEPFTRAWGWLAPYRAMGYDMLPLSLKTGGESSGELAQRLKGKTTLVLGPSGAGKSTLINQLIPGALVATGELSQALNTGKHTTTSTTLYWVDKEAGTAMIDSPGFQEFGLHHVDARHLADFMPDIKRHIAGCKFYNCTHLHEPGCGVIAAVKPGDEADSISPRRYKIYGDLFAELSQGPRY